The following are encoded in a window of Pseudomonas sp. St316 genomic DNA:
- a CDS encoding patatin-like phospholipase family protein, with product MRRLLPLLLLLLLPLLGHANEPAVEAPRQKIGLVLSGGAARGLAHIGVLKALEEQGIKIDAIAGTSMGAVIGGLYASGYKIDELEKLALGIDWQQALSDAPPRKDVPFRRKQDDRDFLVKQKLSFRDDGSLGLPLGVIQGQNLALLLESLLAHASDTRDFDKLPIPFRAVATDIATGEKVVFGKGHLPKVIRASMSIPAVFAPVELDGRLLVDGGMSDNIPLDVAREMGVDVAIVVDIGTPLRNRKQLVTVVDVLNQSTTLMTRRNSEEQLATLKKDDVLIQPALASFGSTDFGRAQDMIDAGYRATRILEARLAPLRPSEAHDAQLMAARTPSERTPVITAIRVENDSKVGDDVIRYYVRQKIGEPLDLGRLQTDMGTLYGLDYFEQVQYRVARKGPDHTLVISARGRRTGTDYLRLGLSLSDDMRGDSAFNLGASYRVNGINRLGAEWLTRAQIGDKQELYSEFYQPLDVGSRYFIAPYGQFESRNVESILDNDPVAQYRVERYGFGLNVGRQIGNNGEIRFGVGQAWGKADVRIGDHDQPSENFNEGFYELKYSFDSFDNVYFPHEGEDIGLSWRQYEPGLGSDQRYRQWEFKLDKALSSGPNTFILGGRYGRTLDTAEVVTSSFVLGGARQLSGFREDGVSGQNISLMRTVYYRRLTPRAYLPLDFPLYIGGSLERGRAWNNDNEFDSGYINAASIFVGFDTPLGPLNFSYGFNDDDEQAVYLNLGQTF from the coding sequence ATGCGCCGCCTCCTGCCCCTCCTGCTTCTGTTGCTGTTGCCCCTGCTCGGCCATGCCAACGAGCCCGCCGTCGAGGCGCCACGCCAGAAAATCGGCCTGGTGCTGTCCGGCGGCGCCGCACGGGGGCTGGCCCACATCGGCGTGCTCAAGGCCCTGGAAGAGCAAGGCATCAAGATCGATGCCATCGCCGGCACCAGCATGGGCGCGGTAATCGGCGGGCTGTATGCCTCGGGCTACAAGATCGACGAACTGGAAAAACTCGCCCTGGGCATCGACTGGCAACAGGCTCTGTCCGATGCGCCGCCACGCAAGGACGTGCCCTTCCGGCGCAAGCAGGATGACCGCGACTTCCTGGTCAAACAGAAACTGAGCTTTCGTGACGACGGCAGCCTCGGCCTGCCCTTGGGGGTCATCCAGGGCCAGAACCTGGCCCTGCTGCTCGAAAGCCTGCTGGCCCACGCCAGCGATACACGGGACTTCGACAAACTGCCGATCCCGTTTCGCGCAGTCGCCACTGACATCGCCACGGGCGAAAAAGTCGTGTTCGGCAAAGGCCACCTGCCCAAGGTCATTCGCGCCAGCATGTCGATCCCGGCGGTGTTCGCCCCGGTGGAACTGGACGGCCGGCTGCTGGTGGACGGCGGCATGTCCGACAACATCCCTTTGGACGTGGCCCGGGAAATGGGTGTGGACGTGGCCATCGTGGTCGATATCGGTACGCCCCTGCGCAACCGCAAGCAACTGGTCACAGTGGTCGATGTGCTGAACCAATCGACCACCCTGATGACCCGGCGCAACTCTGAAGAGCAACTGGCAACGCTGAAGAAAGACGACGTGCTGATCCAGCCGGCGCTGGCGAGCTTCGGCTCTACCGATTTCGGCCGGGCCCAGGACATGATCGACGCCGGTTACCGTGCCACGCGGATACTTGAGGCACGCCTGGCTCCTCTACGCCCGTCCGAGGCGCACGATGCCCAGCTCATGGCCGCACGCACCCCCAGCGAGCGCACGCCGGTCATCACCGCCATTCGTGTGGAGAACGACTCGAAAGTCGGCGATGACGTGATCCGCTATTACGTTCGCCAGAAGATCGGCGAGCCACTGGACCTGGGCCGCTTGCAGACCGACATGGGCACGCTCTATGGCCTGGACTACTTCGAACAGGTGCAATACCGCGTGGCTCGCAAGGGCCCGGATCACACGCTGGTGATCAGCGCCCGGGGAAGACGCACCGGCACCGACTACCTGCGGCTGGGCCTGAGCCTGTCGGACGACATGCGCGGCGACAGCGCTTTCAACCTGGGGGCCAGCTATCGGGTCAACGGCATCAATCGCCTGGGTGCCGAATGGCTGACCCGGGCGCAGATCGGCGACAAGCAGGAGCTGTACAGCGAGTTCTACCAGCCATTGGATGTCGGTTCACGCTACTTCATCGCCCCCTACGGGCAATTCGAATCCCGCAACGTGGAGTCCATCCTGGACAACGATCCGGTGGCCCAGTATCGCGTCGAGCGCTATGGCTTCGGGCTGAACGTAGGCCGCCAGATCGGCAACAACGGCGAAATCCGCTTCGGTGTCGGCCAGGCCTGGGGCAAGGCGGATGTGCGCATTGGCGACCATGACCAACCCAGCGAAAACTTCAATGAAGGTTTCTATGAGCTCAAGTACTCCTTCGATTCATTCGACAACGTGTATTTCCCCCACGAAGGGGAAGACATCGGCCTGAGCTGGCGCCAATACGAACCGGGGCTGGGTTCCGACCAGCGTTACCGGCAGTGGGAGTTCAAGCTGGACAAGGCCCTGAGCAGCGGCCCGAACACCTTTATCCTGGGCGGGCGCTACGGTCGAACACTGGACACTGCTGAGGTCGTGACTTCCAGCTTTGTGCTCGGTGGCGCGCGGCAACTGTCAGGCTTTCGCGAAGACGGGGTATCCGGGCAGAACATCAGCCTGATGCGTACCGTGTATTACCGCCGCCTCACACCCCGGGCCTATCTGCCACTGGACTTCCCGCTGTACATCGGCGGCTCATTGGAACGCGGCCGGGCCTGGAACAACGACAACGAATTCGACAGCGGCTACATCAACGCCGCCAGCATTTTCGTAGGCTTCGATACACCGCTGGGGCCACTGAATTTCAGCTATGGCTTTAACGATGATGATGAACAGGCGGTGTATCTGAACCTGGGGCAGACATTTTGA
- a CDS encoding FimV/HubP family polar landmark protein: MLESLQSTLRGWINVSVVVGALGYSALASALGLGDITLHSALNQPLRADIALVDVAGIGEGDLSASLASLDDFNRAGVERAFFLNNLRFTPVLRGERSFIRVTSSKPVEEPFLNFLVQLNQPNGRLLREYTVLIDPPGTAGIVSVREEPSEAPPSIKPPPAVQGKRYTVVPGDNPWLIATRLHDAGSNASVNELMQGIQALNPGSDRLSIGQRLLLPDSAVLPTSTATPAGQAPAASDEQLAASVLQNQQQQKTIEALQARIQAQDEEIAGQRKQISELQARLAEVAPAPVASAQPQPQPQPASPVSEPVPDAQPVTEPVAEPEGINWSWLAGLVGLLGLLALLLFVRRRQQQAELEPMSGRPEPMLEEGDEAFASIPDTEPSETAASFNNGDAPQGDVLEGVGIYLTYGRFTEAAGLLRAALLAEPERTDLGLKLLEVLGKQGDVIGFQAQEHHLLAQGIDAGTLEEIRGRYPKVAMIAAPTVASVQPQVPVLAAAPAPTPAPEREPVPGDEFELDLDALSMETSWDLADAQDNTAGKGAVSQRAAEGLSLSGFDEPDLQWESPLETESLDDAFLDSFADEEQSLEFEPLALEPVSLDTLSLEPQAPEHSVKLEQAQNCIDDGDLKTAVSLLEELLEEGDEALKQTARVLLAGIR; encoded by the coding sequence ATGCTTGAAAGTTTGCAGTCCACGTTGCGCGGTTGGATCAACGTGTCGGTCGTCGTGGGTGCCCTGGGGTATTCGGCTTTGGCGTCGGCGCTGGGGCTGGGGGACATCACGCTCCATTCCGCCCTGAACCAGCCGTTGCGCGCCGATATCGCCCTGGTCGATGTGGCCGGGATCGGCGAGGGCGATCTGTCGGCCAGCCTGGCGAGCCTGGACGATTTCAACCGGGCGGGTGTGGAGCGGGCATTCTTTCTCAACAACCTGCGCTTCACGCCGGTGTTGCGCGGTGAGCGCAGCTTCATTCGGGTGACCTCCAGCAAACCGGTGGAGGAACCGTTTCTCAATTTCCTGGTGCAGCTCAATCAGCCCAACGGGCGCCTGCTGCGCGAATACACCGTGCTGATCGACCCGCCGGGCACGGCGGGTATCGTGTCGGTCCGTGAAGAACCTTCCGAGGCCCCGCCGTCCATCAAGCCACCCCCGGCGGTACAGGGCAAGCGCTACACCGTGGTGCCGGGGGACAACCCCTGGCTCATCGCCACGCGCCTGCATGACGCCGGCAGCAACGCATCGGTCAATGAGCTTATGCAAGGCATCCAGGCCTTGAACCCTGGCAGCGATCGGCTTTCCATCGGCCAGCGCTTGTTGCTGCCCGACTCGGCCGTGCTGCCGACGTCTACTGCAACCCCTGCCGGCCAGGCCCCCGCCGCGTCCGATGAACAATTGGCCGCCAGCGTGCTGCAAAATCAGCAGCAACAGAAGACGATCGAGGCGCTGCAGGCCAGGATTCAGGCCCAGGATGAGGAAATCGCCGGCCAGCGCAAGCAGATCAGCGAATTGCAGGCCCGATTGGCCGAAGTTGCGCCAGCCCCCGTTGCCTCGGCGCAACCGCAACCGCAACCGCAACCAGCGTCCCCGGTGTCGGAACCGGTACCGGACGCACAGCCCGTGACTGAGCCAGTGGCCGAGCCAGAGGGGATCAATTGGTCATGGTTGGCGGGGTTGGTGGGGCTGTTGGGGTTGCTGGCGCTGTTACTGTTCGTTCGGCGTCGGCAGCAGCAGGCCGAGTTGGAGCCGATGAGCGGACGTCCCGAGCCGATGCTGGAGGAGGGCGACGAAGCTTTTGCATCAATTCCCGATACGGAGCCGTCCGAGACCGCGGCGTCGTTCAATAACGGGGACGCGCCGCAGGGTGATGTGCTGGAGGGCGTCGGGATCTACTTGACCTACGGTCGTTTCACCGAGGCCGCAGGGCTGTTGCGCGCGGCGTTGCTGGCGGAGCCGGAACGCACCGACCTGGGCCTCAAGTTGCTGGAAGTACTGGGCAAGCAGGGTGATGTCATCGGTTTCCAGGCCCAGGAACATCATCTGCTGGCACAGGGTATCGATGCCGGGACGTTGGAGGAAATCCGCGGGCGCTATCCCAAGGTTGCCATGATCGCCGCGCCGACAGTGGCGTCGGTACAACCTCAGGTACCGGTTCTTGCAGCTGCTCCGGCACCGACACCTGCTCCTGAGCGTGAGCCGGTACCGGGTGACGAGTTCGAGTTGGATCTGGATGCACTGTCCATGGAGACCAGCTGGGACCTCGCCGATGCCCAGGACAACACTGCGGGTAAAGGGGCTGTTTCACAACGTGCCGCCGAGGGCTTGTCGCTTTCAGGTTTCGACGAACCGGACCTGCAATGGGAATCGCCTCTGGAAACCGAGTCGCTGGACGATGCCTTCCTCGATAGTTTCGCCGACGAAGAGCAGTCGCTGGAGTTTGAGCCGCTGGCCCTTGAACCTGTTTCCCTGGACACCCTGTCCCTCGAACCTCAGGCCCCGGAACACTCGGTCAAGCTGGAACAGGCCCAGAATTGCATCGACGATGGGGACCTGAAAACCGCCGTCTCCCTGCTTGAGGAGCTGCTCGAAGAGGGTGACGAAGCTCTCAAGCAGACCGCCCGGGTGTTGCTGGCAGGGATTCGCTAA
- a CDS encoding MarR family transcriptional regulator, whose amino-acid sequence MPLTDQHRFGMQLAQMSRGWRAELDRRLAGLGLSQARWLVLLHLARFEQAPTQRELAQSVAVEGPTLARLLDSLESQGLVQRQAVAEDRRAKKIVLCAPALPLIEQIETIATQLRRELFEGVDEADMRVCMRVHGTILANLERS is encoded by the coding sequence ATGCCGTTAACCGATCAACACCGTTTTGGCATGCAGTTGGCGCAAATGTCTCGAGGCTGGCGTGCCGAACTGGATCGTCGCCTGGCCGGGCTGGGCCTTTCCCAGGCGCGTTGGCTGGTGCTGTTGCACCTGGCTCGTTTCGAACAGGCGCCGACCCAGCGTGAACTGGCCCAGAGTGTCGCCGTCGAAGGCCCGACCCTGGCCCGGTTGCTCGATAGCCTGGAATCCCAGGGGCTGGTGCAGCGCCAGGCCGTGGCGGAGGACCGCCGGGCCAAGAAAATCGTGCTCTGCGCACCGGCCCTCCCGTTGATCGAACAAATCGAAACCATTGCCACGCAACTGCGTCGTGAGCTGTTCGAAGGGGTCGACGAAGCGGACATGCGCGTGTGCATGCGGGTCCACGGTACGATCCTGGCCAACCTGGAAAGATCCTGA
- the recQ gene encoding DNA helicase RecQ — protein sequence MLEQAQRVLKDIFGYDSFRGRQGAIIERVASGGDALVLMPTGGGKSLCFQVPALLRDGLAVVVSPLIALMDDQVATLEELGVAAASLNSTLSAEQQRDLATCIKRGEVKMLYLAPERLVQPRMLAFLQSLEIALFAIDEAHCVSQWGHDFRREYLQLGQLAELFPDVPRIALTATADKRTREEIVERLHLQNAERFLSSFDRPNIFYRIVPKEQPRKQLLAFLAERRSDAGIVYCLSRKKVDEVAAFLCEQGFPALPYHAGLPNDLRAYHQKRFLNEEGLIMVATIAFGMGIDKPNVRFVAHLDLPKSLEAYYQETGRAGRDGLPADAWMAYGLQDVVMLKQMLQNSEGDERHKRLEQHKLDAMLSLCEETRCRRQTLLAYFDEDMPQPCGHCDNCVDGVETWDATEPARQALSAIFRTGQRYGVGHLVDVLLGKDNEKVRSFGHQHLSVFGVGKARTESEWRSLFRQLVARGLADIDLEGYGGLRLSATCRPLLKGEVTLELRRDLKPATAVKSSKSQASQLVRGEERDQWEALRALRRKLAEEHGVPPYVIFPDSTLLEMLRSQPTSLAEMARVSGVGARKLERYGEAFLQVLGGEAEAPKAVADVRHELITLARAGMTPLQIAGQLQCSEKNVYTMLAEAIGKQQLSLEQALDLPEELMGEVQDAFLDGEGELPPVSEVAALFVGRVPEGVLYCVRAALQSEFEV from the coding sequence ATGCTCGAACAGGCTCAACGCGTCCTCAAGGACATCTTCGGCTACGACAGTTTCCGTGGCCGCCAGGGTGCCATTATTGAGCGCGTGGCCAGCGGTGGCGATGCCCTGGTGCTCATGCCCACCGGCGGCGGCAAGTCCTTGTGCTTCCAGGTGCCGGCGCTGCTGCGCGACGGCCTGGCGGTGGTGGTCTCGCCGCTGATCGCCCTGATGGACGACCAGGTCGCGACCCTTGAGGAGCTGGGTGTCGCCGCCGCTTCGCTGAACTCTACCCTCAGCGCCGAGCAACAGCGGGACCTGGCGACGTGCATCAAGCGCGGCGAGGTGAAGATGTTGTACCTGGCGCCGGAACGCCTGGTGCAGCCGCGCATGCTGGCGTTCCTGCAGAGCCTGGAAATCGCCCTGTTCGCCATCGACGAAGCTCACTGCGTGTCCCAGTGGGGCCATGATTTCCGTCGTGAATACCTGCAACTGGGGCAGTTGGCGGAACTGTTCCCCGACGTGCCGCGCATCGCCCTGACCGCCACCGCCGACAAGCGCACCCGTGAGGAAATCGTCGAGCGCCTGCATTTGCAGAATGCCGAACGGTTCCTGTCCAGCTTCGACCGTCCCAATATTTTCTACCGCATCGTGCCCAAGGAGCAGCCGCGCAAGCAATTGCTGGCGTTTCTTGCCGAGCGTCGCAGTGATGCCGGCATCGTCTATTGCCTGTCGCGCAAGAAGGTCGATGAAGTGGCGGCGTTTCTTTGTGAACAAGGGTTCCCGGCGTTGCCGTATCACGCTGGGCTGCCCAACGACCTGCGGGCCTATCACCAGAAGCGCTTCCTCAACGAGGAAGGTCTGATCATGGTGGCCACCATTGCGTTCGGTATGGGCATCGACAAACCCAACGTGCGGTTTGTCGCGCACCTGGACCTGCCCAAGTCCCTCGAGGCGTATTACCAGGAAACCGGGCGTGCCGGCCGTGATGGCTTGCCGGCCGACGCCTGGATGGCCTACGGCCTGCAAGACGTGGTGATGCTCAAGCAGATGTTGCAGAACTCCGAAGGCGATGAGCGGCACAAGCGCCTGGAGCAGCACAAGCTCGACGCGATGCTCTCGCTGTGCGAAGAAACCCGCTGCCGTCGCCAGACCCTGCTGGCCTATTTTGACGAAGACATGCCCCAGCCGTGCGGGCATTGCGACAACTGCGTCGATGGCGTGGAAACCTGGGACGCCACCGAGCCGGCCCGCCAGGCGTTGTCGGCGATTTTTCGCACCGGCCAACGCTACGGTGTCGGGCATCTGGTGGACGTGTTGCTGGGCAAGGACAACGAGAAGGTCCGCAGCTTTGGCCACCAGCACCTGTCGGTGTTCGGTGTGGGCAAGGCACGCACCGAGAGTGAGTGGCGTTCATTGTTCCGACAACTGGTGGCCCGCGGTCTGGCCGACATCGACCTGGAAGGCTATGGCGGCCTGCGCCTGAGTGCGACTTGCCGGCCCCTGCTCAAAGGCGAGGTCACCCTGGAACTGCGCCGCGACCTCAAGCCGGCAACGGCGGTCAAGAGCAGCAAGAGCCAGGCCAGCCAACTGGTGCGCGGCGAAGAGCGCGATCAATGGGAAGCCTTGCGTGCCTTGCGGCGCAAGTTGGCCGAGGAGCACGGCGTTCCACCGTACGTCATCTTCCCCGACTCGACGCTGCTGGAAATGCTTCGCAGCCAACCCACCTCCCTGGCGGAAATGGCCCGGGTCAGTGGCGTGGGCGCGCGCAAGCTGGAACGCTATGGCGAGGCCTTCCTCCAGGTACTGGGCGGCGAGGCCGAAGCACCGAAGGCCGTGGCCGATGTCCGCCACGAGCTCATCACCCTGGCTCGGGCCGGCATGACGCCGTTGCAGATCGCCGGGCAATTGCAATGCTCGGAAAAGAACGTCTACACGATGCTGGCCGAGGCCATCGGCAAACAGCAGCTATCACTGGAACAGGCACTGGATCTCCCCGAAGAGCTGATGGGTGAGGTGCAGGACGCGTTCCTGGATGGCGAAGGCGAGTTACCACCAGTGTCTGAAGTCGCTGCATTGTTTGTCGGACGGGTTCCCGAAGGCGTGCTGTATTGCGTCAGGGCTGCGTTGCAGTCGGAATTTGAAGTCTGA
- a CDS encoding YecA family protein produces the protein MSFAEQLTRLQVFLDADELHEEALDYVAAHGYLTALSICAETVPDREWIDALFAEEPHYSDEAQRVEIEATLVGLKAHIARQLASDEEFELPCDLDLGDDPDDSELRGWCIGFMEGVFLREAAWFETAEEEVSEMLLPIMVGSGLFDEQPEFSDIAADANLMDDMIVQIPEALTALYLLCNAPDEKPAILKPRHH, from the coding sequence ATGTCCTTCGCTGAGCAACTGACCCGCCTGCAAGTCTTCCTCGACGCCGATGAGCTGCACGAAGAGGCGCTGGACTACGTGGCCGCTCACGGCTATCTGACCGCCCTGTCCATCTGCGCAGAAACGGTGCCGGACCGAGAGTGGATCGACGCCCTGTTCGCCGAAGAGCCGCATTACAGCGACGAAGCCCAACGCGTCGAAATCGAAGCCACGCTGGTCGGCCTCAAGGCCCACATCGCCCGCCAACTGGCTTCCGACGAAGAATTCGAACTGCCGTGCGACCTGGACCTGGGCGATGACCCGGACGATTCGGAACTGCGTGGATGGTGCATCGGCTTCATGGAAGGCGTGTTCCTGCGCGAAGCCGCCTGGTTCGAAACCGCCGAAGAGGAAGTCAGCGAAATGCTGCTGCCGATCATGGTCGGTTCCGGCCTGTTCGACGAGCAACCGGAATTTTCCGATATCGCCGCCGACGCCAACCTGATGGACGACATGATCGTCCAGATCCCCGAAGCCCTCACGGCCCTGTACCTGCTGTGCAACGCACCGGACGAGAAACCGGCGATCCTCAAGCCTCGCCACCACTGA
- a CDS encoding YbaN family protein, giving the protein MPSPVGNRPLILRYVLLAIGWLSVALGVIGIFVPVLPTTPFLLLAAACFARSSPRFYQWLVEHPRLGPWISDYLSGNGIPLKGKVYAIGLMWASILFSCYLVPLPWARGFMLTSAVLVTVYILKQKTLRRP; this is encoded by the coding sequence GTGCCCTCGCCTGTCGGCAATCGCCCGCTGATCCTGCGTTACGTTCTGTTGGCCATCGGCTGGCTGAGCGTAGCGCTGGGGGTCATCGGCATCTTCGTTCCCGTACTGCCCACCACCCCTTTCCTGCTCCTGGCGGCGGCCTGTTTCGCCCGCAGCTCGCCGCGCTTCTACCAATGGCTGGTCGAACATCCCCGCCTCGGCCCATGGATTAGCGACTACCTCAGCGGCAACGGCATCCCGCTCAAGGGCAAGGTCTATGCCATAGGGCTGATGTGGGCGAGCATCCTCTTTTCCTGCTACCTGGTGCCCCTGCCGTGGGCCCGGGGGTTCATGCTCACCAGTGCGGTGCTGGTGACGGTTTATATCCTCAAGCAGAAGACGTTGCGCAGGCCCTGA